The following is a genomic window from Citrifermentans bemidjiense Bem.
GCGCCACCATCGACTTGAGCCTTTTGAGCTGCAGTGCCTCGATAGCCTCCCTGGGAAGCGTCTCGAACTCCTCGTTGAAGAACATGACTTACTCCTGAAAAAACCGAAACGTTAGATCAAACCAAAAAGCTTCACCACAAGGTTCCTGAGGAAAAGCGGTTAAAACAAAAGGCTTTATACAGGGATAAAAGGGATGGAAGGGATAAAACCAATAACAGCTTCTGGTTTAACAAAAGAAAATCTTTGTTTTTGCAGTTATCCCCTGTATCCCCTTCATCCCTGTGAAATGCCTGCTTGCTTTTCCTCTGCGTACCTCTGTGTTCCTCTGTGGTGAGTGCCTTTACCCCAGCGAACGGCCGAGCGCGAAAGCCTTGAGGTTCACTGCCAGCGCCTTCTTGGGCACCATCTTCTCGATCGCTTCGAGCCAGTACTTCTCCTCGACGTCGAGTCGCTTGGATACGGCACCCAGAAGCACGGTGTTCGCGGCGCGGGCGTTGCCGGCCTCGATGGCGAGGTTCTGCCCATCGACCAGCAGGCAGTCGGGGCAAAGCTCCTGGATCTTCAGCGCGAGGCCATCCGGGTACGGCTCCTGCCCCAAGAGCACCGCGGGGGGAGCTATGCAGAGGTCGTTGACGATGACGGTGCCGCCGGGCTTTAAGAGCGACAGGTAGCGGTAGCTCTCCATCAGCTCGAATCCGAAGAGGATGTCCCCCTCCCCTTCGGGGACCATCGGGGAGAAGACCTCTTTGCCGTAGCGCACGTGGGAGACGACGGAGCCCCCCCTCTGGGACATGCCGTGGATCTCGCTCTTCTTGACGTCGAATCCAGCCAGCATGAAGGTCTCGGAAAGGATCTCGGCGGCAAGCAGGATGCCCTGGCCGCCGACGCCTACCAGGAGGATGTTGGTTATCTTGTCGCTCATTTCGCCTCCTGAATCGCAGAAAACTTGCACAGCTGCCTGCAGACGTCGCAACCGTTGCACAAAAGCGGATCGATCTTGGCTTGGCCCTTCTTGCCGCTGGTGGGGACCCACTCGATGGCCGGGCAGCCGATCTTGAGGCAGGCGCGGCAGCCAATGCAACTATCCTCGGCGACAGCAAGCGGCTTGCCCGGGGTGAAGACCCCTTCCTTCTTGATGAGGACGCACGGCTTGTCGGTGATGATGACCGAGGTCTCGGGGCGCTCCATCTCTTCGGAGATCACCCTCTGGCACTCGTCCAGATCCAGCGGGTTGATGGTGCGGATGTTCTTCACGCCGATCGCCTGGCAAAGCATCGGGAAATCGATGGCGTTGGTCGGCTCGCTCATGAGGGTATGGCCGGAACCGGGATTTTCCTGGCGCCCGGTCATGGCGGTGATCCTGTTGTCCAGGATGATGACCGTCGCGGCCCCCTTGTTGTAGACCATGTCCATGAGGCCGTTGATGCCGGTGTGGAGGAAGGTCGAGTCGCCGATCACGGCCACAACCTTTTTCCTCTCCTCCGGGGAGAGTACCTTGGAGGCGCCGGTCGCCATGCCGATGGAGGCGCCCATGCAGACGCAGGTGTCCATGGCGGAAAGAGGCGGCATGAAGCCCAGGGTGTAGCAACCGATATCGCCGGAGACGTAGGCGTTCAGCTGTTTCAGGGTGTAGAACACGCCGCGGTGCGGACAGCCCGGGCACATGTTGGGGGGGCGACCCGGGAGTTTCTCTACGGTCCCCTGTGCGTTCTCGGGGAGGCCGAAAGCTTTCCTGACCCGGCCGGGGGTCAGTTCGCCGCAAAGGGAGATGATCTCCTTGCCGGTCACCGGGATGCCGATCGCTTTCACCTGGTCCTCGATGAAGGCGTCGAGTTCCTCGACCACGTAGAGCTTGTCCACCTTGGAGGCGAACTCGCGGATCAGGTCGAAGGGAAGCGGGAACACCATGCCGAGCTTCAACACCGATGCCTCGGGGAGCGCCTCGCGCACGTGCTGGTAGCTGATCCCGGCGGTGATGACGCCGATCTTCTTGTCGCGCAGCTCCATCCTGTTGATGGCCATGGAGCACCCTTCCTTGGAGAGGGTGGTGATCCGGTCCTCGACGACGTAGTGACGCCCGCGGGCGTTGCCCGGGAGCATGACGAACTTGGCGGCATTGCGCGCCAGTTTCGGCTCGGCGACGGCGGCGACCCTCTCGCCCAGCGTCACCACCGACTTGCTGTGCGAGATGCGGGTGGTGGTGCGGAGCATGACCGGGGTGTCGTGACGCTCCGAGATCTCGTAGGCGAGCTTGGTGAACTCAAGGCATTCCTGCGAATCAGCCGGCTCCAGCATCGGGATCTTGGCGAACTTGGCGTAGTTGCGGCTGTCCTGTTCGTTCTGGGAGGAATGGAGCTCCGGGTCATCGGCACAGATCAGCAGGAGCCCACCGTTGACGCCGGTGTAAGAAAGGGTGAAGAGAGGATCGGCTGCTACGTTGACGCCGACGTGCTTCATGGTGACCAGGGAGCGGGCGCCGACGAAAGAGGCGCCGATGCCGACTTCCAGCGCGACCTTTTCGTTGGTGGCCCAGGAGGAGTCGATCTCCTGGTACCGGATGGTGTTTTCCAGTATTTCGGTGGAGGGGGTACCAGGGTAAGCACAGGCAACTTTCACCCCTGCCTCGTAAGCACCCCTGGCAATGGCTTCGTTGCCGGAAAGTATTTCCTTCATGCGGATCTATACCTCATAGGGTTAATAAAGTGGGTCGGCGAAATATACTAGAGTATTGGGGGGACTGTCAACTGCTTTATAGGTTCGCGTTAACGGTTAAATCTAGTAAAGACAAGAGGTTGCGGCATAATTAGGGGGCGTTACCTTCTCTTTTCATTATATTCAGGCCGCACTTGTAGTTCGTGTTTGCGGTAAGAGTGAACAATGTTTTGAGGAGATCAAACGAAGGGGTTGCCTGCGCGGGGGCTGTTGGTAGCGGGGCAATGTTTGGTACACTAGGCGGGGTTTTAATTTTCGGCTCAAACAGATCGATTTATAGAGGAGGATCATCATGACACTACTTTTAAGGTGGCTTATCAACGCGCTGGCCATCGGCATCACCGCTTACCTGCTCCCAGGTGTGGCGTTATCCGGGTTTTTCGCGGCGCTCGTCACCGCGCTGGTGCTGGGCCTGGTCAACATCCTGATCAGGCCCCTGTTTCTGCTCCTCACCTTGCCCATCAACATCCTAACGCTCGGTTTGTTCACCCTGGTCGTCAATGCGCTGATGATAATGCTGGTCGCGGCCATCGTCCCCGGCTTCACCGTCAGGGGGTTCTGGTGGGCGCTTCTATTCGGCCTGGTGCTCGCGGTCGTCAACTACATCCTTAACGCCATATTTTTCTAAAGTGGCTCCCCCAGCAGCAAGCGGTTCTTCGGTGTGATGTCGCCGGGTATGGTCTGGGTGTAGACCCGGTACCCATGGGCCCTGAGATGAGCGGCCCGGGTGACGTCGACGGCGAGCGGCCCATCCAGCCACCCCTGCAATCCCCCCTGGTCGGCACGGTCCAAGTCGTGGCAACAGGGGAGCACGGCGACGCGACACCTGGCGGCAACCGCCCGCTCCAATACCAGGTCGGTCAAAGAGCCGCAGGCGTGGGCGGAGACCACCAGGTCCTCGGGGCCAAGCGGCAGAAGGTTTAGATTCTGCTCCTTAAAGCTCAGTTTCCCGGAGAGGAGTGGCCAGTCGGCTTGGAGTTCCCGGGTCAACAGCTCCGCGCTTGCCGGGATGCGGAGGTCGACGGCGAGCGCGGACGTTAGGTCGCGGTCGAGGATCAGCAGGATCTGGGCGAGCAGCCCGTGTCCCGCGGCTAGATCCACCACCCTCCCCCCTTGGAAGCGGCGGTGCACCCGGCGCGCCACCTCCCACGCCTCGTACAGTTCCTTTCTGGGGAGGCATCCGGCGCGGCAAACGGCGCGGGCTATGCGGTCGAAAAGCGTGTCGCCGGCAAAGCGCGGCAGCAGGTGCGGGGTCAGGCGGTTTTTGGAAGATCGGTCCATGTAGCTCCTTTCTGAGCCCGCGGGCAGGTTTCAAGAGTCCCCCTCCCGTTAAGGGAGGGGGGGACAGACTGGAATCAAACCCCTAAATTGGCAAGCATCAGTTACGCGGAGGTGCACGGCATGTCCCCTGGACGCATCCGCATAGGGACCTGTTCCTGGACGGAGAAAAGCCTCGTCGAAGGGGGGCTCTTTTATCCCCACGGCGCCAGCACGCCCAAGGCGCGCCTCAAGTTCTACGCCACCCGGTTCGACACGGTCGAGATAGAGAGCAGCTACTACCAGATCCCCACCCTTGAGATGGCGCGCGCCTGGACCGAACGCACGCCAGACCATTTCCTGTTCCACGTTAAGGCCTACGGCGCCCTCACCGGACATAACATCGACTCCCGCGGGCTCTCTCCGGAACTGCGCCAGATGCTTCCCGAGGAGGACCGGGACAAGGAGGATGTGCACGTCTCCGACCCGGCTGCGCTGAGGGCGATTGCAAAGGCCATGACCGAGGCGCTCGTCCCTCTCAAGGAGGCCGGCAAGCTCGGCTTCATCATCTTCCAGTTCCCCCCGTGGTACGGCTACAAGAAAGAGAACCGGGAATATCTCCTCTACTGCAGGGAATTGATGACGGGTCACCCGATAGCGGTGGAGTTCCGGCACGGCAGCTGGCTTACCAGCCGCAACCGGGAGGAACTATTCGCCTTCCTTCGGGAGCACAAGATCACCTACATCACCTGCGACGAGCCGCAGTTGGGGACGCTGGCCACAGCCCCCTTCCGCCCCGAGGCCACCACCTCCGTCGCCTATCTGAGGCTGCACGGCAGGAGCGCCGAAGATTGGCAGGCCCGCGCCACGGCCGCGGAGGAATATCTCTATACGGAGCCCGAGCTGAGAATGATAGCGGCGGAGGCCCGGCGGCTGAGCACGAAAGCGCGGCTCACCTTCGTCATGTTCAACAACTGCCGCTGCGGCTGCGCCGTGAAGAACGCGCTGAGGATGAGGGCGTTGTGCGGATGAAGGCGTCACCTACCTTTAAGCTGCAATAAACGAAATGCCCGAGAGGAACCGCCCCCTCGGGCATTTGTTTTACATTCACGATTGCTGCCGCTAGCTCGCCGTTCCCGCCAGAAGGTCGTTCACCACGACGCCTGCCATGGTGAGTCCGAAGATGGAGGGGATGAAGGATACGCTACCCAGGATGACGCGGCGGTGCTCGCAGGAGAACTTCTGTTCGTCCTTGTTGGGGCAGATGCAGTTCCCCTTGCAGCCGCCGTCTTTTATCAGCTGCTCGCGGTACTCCTCGGTGGAAAAAACCACCTTCACGCCGGTCTCGATCCCCTGCTTCTTCAAGAGTTTCCTTACCGAGCGCGCCATGCGGCACTTGTTGGTCTGGGAGATGTCGGCCACCCCGATCTTGGTCGGATCGAGCTTCGCCGCGGCACCCATACTGGAGATGATGGGGATGTTGCGCTCCCGGCAGGTGCGGATCAGGTGCAGTTTGCTGGTGATATGGTCGATGGCGTCGACGACGTAATCGTAGCCGTCGGCAAGGAGGAAGTCGCTGTTCTCGGCGGAGTAGAAATCCTGGTAGGGGACGATCTCGGCCTTGGGGTTGATCTGGCGCATGCGCTCGGCCATGACCTGGGCCTTGGCCTTGCCGACGGTTCCGTCCATGGCGTGCAGCTGTCGGTTCACGTTGGTGAGGCAGATCTCGTCGAAGTCGACGATGACCAGGCGGCCCACGCCTGCCCGGCAGAGTGCCTCGGCTGCGTAACTGCCTACCCCGCCCAGCCCGAAGATGGCGACGGTGGATTCGGCGAGCTTGTTGAGGCCCTGGGGGCCGATAAGGAGTTCGGTGCGGGAAAAACGGTGCAGATTCGACATGTTTACTTTGCCCTTGAAGCTTGCGTATTTGATCCGACGGCCCCCGGCTGTGGGCCACGCGACTGGCAAAGTATCGCATAGGTGGGTCGAAAGTTGGAAGCGAAACTTTCATTATAAAGGGACGCCCGGCTCAGCGGCGCGGCAAGGGATTCCCCGATTCGGTGCGGATCCGTTCGAATCCCTCTTCACGCGCCACCTGCTCGTCGTAGGTGTAGAAGATGGCGTAACTGCTCCCCACGCCGTGCGGGTCCAGCTTGATCCCCTTCTCGTCCCAGCGCTTGAACAACGCAAGGTTCTCTTCGAAGTTCTGGATCAGGTCACCGATAGTTCTGGCGCCGACGGCTGTGAACTTGATCGGATGTACATGCTCATAGCGCAATCCAGACATAGCTACCTCCCTTCATCAATATTAAAGGTAGCTAATTGTAACGGGGATTTAAGCGGGAGGCAAACCTTTTGTCAAAAGAAGGGTTCTTTGTGGAATAGTGGGAGACTGCCGGCCTGAGACAACCGGCAGTCTTAGCGTCGGAAATTATGACAGAGAAACCGTCACCGCTACTTCAACCTGTCGTATAGCGGGTCGGCCTGCTTGTCGGTGACGCGGATCCCCTGGCGGTCCAGAATCTCGCCGGTCACCCGCCAAAGCAGGGTAATAGAGTTGTTGTAGTCCACCAGTGCCTGGATCTCGTTCCCCTTGGCGGTGACCAGATCGTTTTCCACGTCGAAGACGTCCTTGGTGGTGGCAAGGCCTACCGCCTGCCGCTTCTCGAAGGCCCGCAGCCTGTCCTCGGCATAGGCCCTCCCTCGGTTGGTAACCTCGATCTGCTTGTAGTTCGCGGAGACCTGCCGAATCGCCGCTTTCACGTCCCGCGTAACGCCTACTTCGAGACTCTGCAACTGGGCCGTGGACTGCTCCATGGCGAGCTTGCTCCTGATGTAGCTGTTCTCGGCGGCGCGATTCCCCAGCGGGAAGCTGAACTGCAGGCCGATGCCCCAGTTAGGCTCCTCTACCGTGGCGGTCTTCTCCAGCCCCCGCAGAAATCCGCGGTCGAACCCGCCCATCCCGGCGCTGGCGTTCAGGGAGAGATCGGGAAGCGTCTGGTTCCGCGCCACGCGCTGCTGCAGGTCGTTGGTGCGTACCACGGCCCGCTGCAGGGCGAGTTCGGAGCGATTGACGAGCGCCGTGGTCAGGGCGGCATCTTCGGCGATCTGGTACGGCTCGCGCGAAGGCGTGTCCGCAACGACGATCTCGGCGCCGAGAGGGAGCTGCAGGCTCGTCCTCAGCACGTCCATCTGGTCCCTTACTCCTCTTTCTGCGTCTATTACTTCTTTCTCGCGCGTCGCCACCTGGAACTCGGCGTTCAGGATCTCCATGGCCGGAAGGACGCCTGCCTTCACGCGTCCCTGGGTATCTGCCAGTATCCGCTGCGCCAGCGCGAGCGAGTTCCTTTTCACCAAGAGCACCTCGCGCAGGTTGTAGAGCTTGAAGTAGTCGCTGCGTATCTGGGCCACCGTGTCGCTCAAACGAGTCTTGAACCTCTCGATCGACTCCTCCTTGGCGAGGCGCGAGACGTTGATCTGGAGCTCGGTAGCCTCTTGGCCGAAGTTTCTCAGTAGCGGCTGGTTGAGCGTCAGGGAGACACCGTTGGAGTAGTACTTATTGAAAGAGCTGTCGACCCAGCCGCTTTCGGCGGTCAACCCGACGACGGTCCCGGTCGGCAGCAGCTGGCTCACCCCGGCGTTGACCGTGGCCTGGTCGATCGCCTGGGGACGGAAGGTGAGCGTGTTGTTGCTGTTGGTGCGGTTGTAGTTGGCGCCCAGGGTAAGGAGAGGGTCGTAAATGCCGAGGGTGCGGCGGATGTCGGCCTCGGCCATGGCGGGATTGTAGAGTTCGACCTTGAGGTCCAGGTTTCTCTCGAAACCGAGCCTGATGGCGTCTTTCAGCGTCAGGTTGACCGTGGGTTCCTGAGCGAATCCGGAGCCGGCCATACCAAGGAGCAGGCAAAGGGCGGCAACGGCGGTCGTTTTGGCGGTTATCTTCATGGCTACGATCCTTTCAAGCAGCGGTTAGCTTTTATTCGTATCTCAGCGCTTCTATTGGGTTCAAAGAGGACGCTTTGCGGGCCGGATAGAACCCGAAGAAGACCCCGACCCCGGCGGAAAAGGCAAAGGCGATGACGATGGTGTTCACCGATACCAGCGTAGGCCACCCCACCAGAGAGGCGACCAGCCGCGCCCCCGCGACGCCGAGCAGCATGCCGATGATGCCGCCGCAGGTGGTGAGGAGCACCGCCTCGGTGAGAAACTGCAGCAGTATGTCGCGCCTCTTGGCGCCGATGGCGATCCGGATCCCGATCTCGCGGGTCCTCTCGGTGACCGACACCAGCATGATGTTCATGATGCCGATCCCGCCTACCACGAGGGAGATGGAGGCGACCGCCCCCAGGAGAATCGACATGACCTTCGAGGACTGGGCGGTGAGAGCCAGGAGCTCGGAGAGGTTCCTGATGGTGAAGTCGACCTCGCGGCTGGGGCCGATGCGGTGCCTTTGGTTCAAGAGCGCCGTCACCTCCTCCTCGGCCTGATCCAGCACCTCGCCGCTTTTGGCCTGTACCATGATGGAGCCGACCACGTTCGGGAACTGGCTACCCAATAGCTTTCGCTGCGCGGTCCGAAGCGGCACGTAGATGACGTCGTCCTGATCCTGCCCTTGAGGGGACTGCCCCTTTTGGCCCAAAAGCCCTACTACAGTGAAGGGTATCTTCTTGATCCTGATGATCTTCCCGATTGGATCGGCCGCTCCGAAGAGGTTGTCGGCGACGGTCTGCCCGATCAGGCAGCTCTTGGTGGCGCCGTCGACATCGGACTGGGTGATGTTGCGCCCGGCCGTGATGGTCCAGTCGCGCACCTGGATCACGTCCGGCGTCACGCCGTAGACGACGGTGGACCAGTTCTGGTTGCCGTAGACCACCTGCCCCGAGCCGCGCACCTGCGGCGCCACCGCTCCCACCGACGGGCATTCGGCCTTGATGGCCATGGCGTCGTCGTAGGTGAGCGTCTGGTTGGACCCGGCGCCGGAGCGCAACCCCCCGCTGGTGGTGGAGCCGGGGAGCACCAGGAGCAGGTTCGACCCGATGCTGGAGATCTGGTCGGAGATCATCTTGCTCGCGCCCG
Proteins encoded in this region:
- a CDS encoding indolepyruvate oxidoreductase subunit beta, which gives rise to MSDKITNILLVGVGGQGILLAAEILSETFMLAGFDVKKSEIHGMSQRGGSVVSHVRYGKEVFSPMVPEGEGDILFGFELMESYRYLSLLKPGGTVIVNDLCIAPPAVLLGQEPYPDGLALKIQELCPDCLLVDGQNLAIEAGNARAANTVLLGAVSKRLDVEEKYWLEAIEKMVPKKALAVNLKAFALGRSLG
- the iorA gene encoding indolepyruvate ferredoxin oxidoreductase subunit alpha; protein product: MKEILSGNEAIARGAYEAGVKVACAYPGTPSTEILENTIRYQEIDSSWATNEKVALEVGIGASFVGARSLVTMKHVGVNVAADPLFTLSYTGVNGGLLLICADDPELHSSQNEQDSRNYAKFAKIPMLEPADSQECLEFTKLAYEISERHDTPVMLRTTTRISHSKSVVTLGERVAAVAEPKLARNAAKFVMLPGNARGRHYVVEDRITTLSKEGCSMAINRMELRDKKIGVITAGISYQHVREALPEASVLKLGMVFPLPFDLIREFASKVDKLYVVEELDAFIEDQVKAIGIPVTGKEIISLCGELTPGRVRKAFGLPENAQGTVEKLPGRPPNMCPGCPHRGVFYTLKQLNAYVSGDIGCYTLGFMPPLSAMDTCVCMGASIGMATGASKVLSPEERKKVVAVIGDSTFLHTGINGLMDMVYNKGAATVIILDNRITAMTGRQENPGSGHTLMSEPTNAIDFPMLCQAIGVKNIRTINPLDLDECQRVISEEMERPETSVIITDKPCVLIKKEGVFTPGKPLAVAEDSCIGCRACLKIGCPAIEWVPTSGKKGQAKIDPLLCNGCDVCRQLCKFSAIQEAK
- a CDS encoding phage holin family protein; translated protein: MTLLLRWLINALAIGITAYLLPGVALSGFFAALVTALVLGLVNILIRPLFLLLTLPINILTLGLFTLVVNALMIMLVAAIVPGFTVRGFWWALLFGLVLAVVNYILNAIFF
- a CDS encoding methyltransferase — protein: MDRSSKNRLTPHLLPRFAGDTLFDRIARAVCRAGCLPRKELYEAWEVARRVHRRFQGGRVVDLAAGHGLLAQILLILDRDLTSALAVDLRIPASAELLTRELQADWPLLSGKLSFKEQNLNLLPLGPEDLVVSAHACGSLTDLVLERAVAARCRVAVLPCCHDLDRADQGGLQGWLDGPLAVDVTRAAHLRAHGYRVYTQTIPGDITPKNRLLLGEPL
- a CDS encoding DUF72 domain-containing protein; amino-acid sequence: MSPGRIRIGTCSWTEKSLVEGGLFYPHGASTPKARLKFYATRFDTVEIESSYYQIPTLEMARAWTERTPDHFLFHVKAYGALTGHNIDSRGLSPELRQMLPEEDRDKEDVHVSDPAALRAIAKAMTEALVPLKEAGKLGFIIFQFPPWYGYKKENREYLLYCRELMTGHPIAVEFRHGSWLTSRNREELFAFLREHKITYITCDEPQLGTLATAPFRPEATTSVAYLRLHGRSAEDWQARATAAEEYLYTEPELRMIAAEARRLSTKARLTFVMFNNCRCGCAVKNALRMRALCG
- a CDS encoding tRNA threonylcarbamoyladenosine dehydratase, with the protein product MSNLHRFSRTELLIGPQGLNKLAESTVAIFGLGGVGSYAAEALCRAGVGRLVIVDFDEICLTNVNRQLHAMDGTVGKAKAQVMAERMRQINPKAEIVPYQDFYSAENSDFLLADGYDYVVDAIDHITSKLHLIRTCRERNIPIISSMGAAAKLDPTKIGVADISQTNKCRMARSVRKLLKKQGIETGVKVVFSTEEYREQLIKDGGCKGNCICPNKDEQKFSCEHRRVILGSVSFIPSIFGLTMAGVVVNDLLAGTAS
- a CDS encoding TolC family protein, with the translated sequence MKITAKTTAVAALCLLLGMAGSGFAQEPTVNLTLKDAIRLGFERNLDLKVELYNPAMAEADIRRTLGIYDPLLTLGANYNRTNSNNTLTFRPQAIDQATVNAGVSQLLPTGTVVGLTAESGWVDSSFNKYYSNGVSLTLNQPLLRNFGQEATELQINVSRLAKEESIERFKTRLSDTVAQIRSDYFKLYNLREVLLVKRNSLALAQRILADTQGRVKAGVLPAMEILNAEFQVATREKEVIDAERGVRDQMDVLRTSLQLPLGAEIVVADTPSREPYQIAEDAALTTALVNRSELALQRAVVRTNDLQQRVARNQTLPDLSLNASAGMGGFDRGFLRGLEKTATVEEPNWGIGLQFSFPLGNRAAENSYIRSKLAMEQSTAQLQSLEVGVTRDVKAAIRQVSANYKQIEVTNRGRAYAEDRLRAFEKRQAVGLATTKDVFDVENDLVTAKGNEIQALVDYNNSITLLWRVTGEILDRQGIRVTDKQADPLYDRLK
- a CDS encoding ABC transporter permease produces the protein MSTLYQSFLIAVRALRVNKMRALLTMLGIIIGIAAVIAMVAIGAGASKMISDQISSIGSNLLLVLPGSTTSGGLRSGAGSNQTLTYDDAMAIKAECPSVGAVAPQVRGSGQVVYGNQNWSTVVYGVTPDVIQVRDWTITAGRNITQSDVDGATKSCLIGQTVADNLFGAADPIGKIIRIKKIPFTVVGLLGQKGQSPQGQDQDDVIYVPLRTAQRKLLGSQFPNVVGSIMVQAKSGEVLDQAEEEVTALLNQRHRIGPSREVDFTIRNLSELLALTAQSSKVMSILLGAVASISLVVGGIGIMNIMLVSVTERTREIGIRIAIGAKRRDILLQFLTEAVLLTTCGGIIGMLLGVAGARLVASLVGWPTLVSVNTIVIAFAFSAGVGVFFGFYPARKASSLNPIEALRYE